GCGGAAGTCCGGGTGTCGGGAAGTCAACTTTGCTTTTAAAAGTAGGCGGACTTATTTCATCAAGCGGAAAAGATGTACTTTACGTAAGTGGAGAGGAATCGAGCAGCCAGATAAAACTACGTGCAAACAGACTCGGGGCAAATCATGACAATCTTTACTTACTTAGTGAGATAAGACTTGAACAGGTTTTAGTAGAGTTGGAGCATCATAATTATGAGTTTTTGATTATAGACTCTATCCAAACTCTCTACTCAGAAGCTATTACTTCAGCTCCTGGTTCAGTTACACAAGTTAGACAGATTACTTTTGAGTTAATGCGTATAGCAAAAGAGAAAGACTTAGCAATATTTATAATCGGACACATTACAAAAGAAGGCTCTATCGCAGGACCAAGAGTGTTAGAGCATATGGTAGATACGGTACTTTATTTTGAGGGTGATTCCTCACAAGAACTTAGAATTTTAAGAGGATTTAAAAATCGTTTCGGACCTACAAGTGAGATAGGCGTATTTGAGATGCGTAACGATGGTTTGGTCTCAGCGACAGATATAGCATCAAGGTTTTTTAACCGTAATTCAAATCAGGCAGGTTCGGCTTTAACCGTAGTTATGGAAGGAAGCAGACCTATTATACTTGAAGTTCAAGCACTTGTTAGTGAATCTCATACGCCAAATTCTAAACGTCAAGCTACAGGCTTTGATAATAACCGTTTAAATATGCTTTTGGCACTTTTAGAGAGAAAACTCGAAATCCCGCTATCCGGATATGATGTTTACATAAATATAACAGGTGGTATAAAAATTAATGAAACCTCTGCGGATTTAGCAATTTTAGCGGCAATCATATCAAGTTTTAGAGACCGTGCGATATCAAAAGAGACGATCTTTTTAGGCGAAGTTTCACTTGTCGGTGATGTACGCGAAGTGTTTGGCTTGGATGCAAGACTTAAAGAAGCTCAAATGCAAAATATAAACAAAGTTCTTTTATCTAAAAAACCTTTAGAGAAAACAAATATGAAAACATTTATAGTCGATGAAGTAACAAAACTTTTAGAATGGTACTGATTTAACATATTTTTTACCAATTAAAAGCTATAATCAAAGAAAATTTCATAAGGGTTTTTAATGATAGATGCCGAATTTAGAAGCGAAGAAAGATTTTCAAGACTTACTCTTGCATATACGGATGCTGAAGAAAAAGAGAAAGTAAACAAGTGTGTTGACAAAATTATAGCGACATATAAAATGAAACCTGAGATGCATACTACTGCTACATCAAGCGGAAAAGAAGTACTTGTAATAGAATATCATGATGATTTAGACCGTACTTCAGGTGCTATTTTTGAAAAAATAATGAAAGAATTAGATATAAAAAACTGTGATTAATTTACAAGAGTATGCCCAAGGCAATAAACTTTTTAGATCTTATTTCAAAAAAAACAAAGAGGCTCTGCTTGACCTTGTAAAAAGCGGCCAGTCTCCTAAAGCACTTTTTATAGGCTGTTCCGATTCAAGGGTTATTCCCGATTTAATGGTTCAAAGTGAACCGGGTGATTTGTTTGTTATTAGAAATGTCGGTAACTTCGTACCACCTTATAAACCTGATGAAGATTTTCATGCTACAGCTTCTGGAATAGAGTACGCAGTCAGCGTATTAAAGGTTGAGGAGATTATCATATGCGGACATACTCACTGTGGTGCATGTGCATCTTTATACCAAGAGATAGAAGACCCGTCATTGGTTCATACTAAAAAGTGGCTGGAACTTGGGCAAAGTGCAAAAACATCCGCGATTTTAAGCTTAGGTTCCGATGCAAATAAAGAAGAATTACTAAGGCTTACCGAAAAATTGTCGATTATAAAACAAATAGAAAATATTCTTACATATCCAAATGTCAAAAAAGGTTTTGAAGACGGTAATCTTTCTATACATGGTTGGTATTATGATATAGAAACAGGCAATATCGACTACTATAATGCCGAAACATATGAGTTTTTGCCTTTAAGAAGTTTGATAGAACGCGATATTTAAGATATACTAAAAAAATAAAAATTTAATAAGGGTATAGTAATGGCTGAAGAAGAAAATAAAGAAGCACAAGAAGAACAAGGCGAAAAAAAATCTAGTAATATGTTGATGATAATCATCATTGCGGTTTTGGTCCTTATTATTGTTGTCGGTGCTGTTTTAGCTATAGTTTTAATGAATGGCGATGAAGAAGGGGTTAGTCAAAGTTCACCTTCTACACAGCAAAGAATTATGCCAAAAAGAACAACTTCGACCGCTTTAGAGGATTCAAGAAGACTTAGTGAAATCGGAATACTGTATCCACTTGACACTTTTACCGTAAACTTAAAAAGTGACTCTGGTAGAAGATACCTAAAAGCTACTCTTAGTTTAGAACTTAGCGGGGAAGAATTAAGCTTGGAACTAGATGCAAAAGCACCTGTTATCAGAGACAGAGTTATAAGAATACTAACATCTAAAACATTAGAAGAGATATCTTCTAAAAAAGGTAAACAAAAAGTATCTGATCAAATCATGGATACTTTAAACTCTATCATTACCGACGGTAG
The genomic region above belongs to Sulfurimonas lithotrophica and contains:
- the radA gene encoding DNA repair protein RadA gives rise to the protein MAKKKVLFECQHCGMTTPKWMGKCTNCGAWDSLVELNEHQQEVIKQTKSTSSKSAKAVSINKIKEEEIYRFSSNDAELDTVLGGGIVPGSLTLIGGSPGVGKSTLLLKVGGLISSSGKDVLYVSGEESSSQIKLRANRLGANHDNLYLLSEIRLEQVLVELEHHNYEFLIIDSIQTLYSEAITSAPGSVTQVRQITFELMRIAKEKDLAIFIIGHITKEGSIAGPRVLEHMVDTVLYFEGDSSQELRILRGFKNRFGPTSEIGVFEMRNDGLVSATDIASRFFNRNSNQAGSALTVVMEGSRPIILEVQALVSESHTPNSKRQATGFDNNRLNMLLALLERKLEIPLSGYDVYINITGGIKINETSADLAILAAIISSFRDRAISKETIFLGEVSLVGDVREVFGLDARLKEAQMQNINKVLLSKKPLEKTNMKTFIVDEVTKLLEWY
- a CDS encoding carbonic anhydrase; the encoded protein is MNLQEYAQGNKLFRSYFKKNKEALLDLVKSGQSPKALFIGCSDSRVIPDLMVQSEPGDLFVIRNVGNFVPPYKPDEDFHATASGIEYAVSVLKVEEIIICGHTHCGACASLYQEIEDPSLVHTKKWLELGQSAKTSAILSLGSDANKEELLRLTEKLSIIKQIENILTYPNVKKGFEDGNLSIHGWYYDIETGNIDYYNAETYEFLPLRSLIERDI
- the fliL gene encoding flagellar basal body-associated protein FliL, producing MAEEENKEAQEEQGEKKSSNMLMIIIIAVLVLIIVVGAVLAIVLMNGDEEGVSQSSPSTQQRIMPKRTTSTALEDSRRLSEIGILYPLDTFTVNLKSDSGRRYLKATLSLELSGEELSLELDAKAPVIRDRVIRILTSKTLEEISSKKGKQKVSDQIMDTLNSIITDGSIQGIYFTEFVIQ